A genomic region of Actinomycetota bacterium contains the following coding sequences:
- a CDS encoding CGNR zinc finger domain-containing protein — protein sequence MVTSPAHHGGGARLASRSAPDELEVVRDFINTYDVEDDEEALTDLEAVEAWFVTHGLVAVSDRAGEAQVVTEVRAVREAFRRLLDRGHGGGEDADAFGVLTHAAERTGLAVRFEPTGVGLAPTAAGLRGGLGVLLARAFEAMRDGSWERLKLCERHTCRWAFYDHSRNRSGKWCSMEVCGNRTKVETYRERHGS from the coding sequence ATGGTTACGTCGCCGGCTCATCACGGAGGAGGTGCGAGGTTGGCTTCCCGATCCGCTCCGGACGAGCTCGAGGTCGTGCGCGACTTCATCAACACCTACGACGTGGAGGACGACGAGGAAGCGCTGACCGACCTCGAGGCTGTGGAGGCATGGTTCGTGACGCACGGGTTGGTCGCCGTCTCGGATCGTGCGGGCGAAGCTCAGGTCGTGACGGAGGTCCGGGCGGTCCGGGAGGCCTTCCGTCGTCTCCTGGATCGCGGTCACGGGGGAGGGGAGGACGCCGACGCGTTCGGGGTCCTCACTCACGCCGCCGAACGCACCGGCCTGGCCGTGCGCTTCGAGCCGACGGGCGTGGGCCTGGCGCCGACGGCGGCGGGTCTCCGCGGTGGCCTCGGCGTGCTGCTCGCGCGCGCTTTCGAGGCGATGCGCGACGGATCGTGGGAGCGGCTGAAGCTGTGCGAACGGCACACCTGCCGGTGGGCGTTCTACGACCACTCGCGCAACCGGTCGGGCAAGTGGTGCTCGATGGAGGTGTGCGGCAACCGCACGAAGGTCGAGACGTACCGGGAACGGCACGGCTCGTGA
- the glmS gene encoding glutamine--fructose-6-phosphate transaminase (isomerizing): MCGIVGTTGREDALHVLMEGLARLEYRGYDSAGVVLHHDRDLRVVKRAGKLENLRRALDGQAIVSTVGLGHTRWATHGEPNDRNAHPHLDASGRVAVIHNGIIENYQTLRATFGPDHRFESDTDTEVVAHLVARSYDQLAEAGEPDLLETVRRVVNQLEGAFALCVTHADQPGVLVVAKREAPLLVAHADGVGYCASDAAALIAHTRDVAALLDDQIARITPEAVEVIDLEGEPAKPHEYEVTWDLSAAEKQGYAHFMLKEIHEQPEAVRETLRERLTGGSLHLDELRIDAHEMAAVDKVFIVACGTSLHAGMVGKLAIEHWAGIPVEVEVASEFRYRDPILNPHTLVIAISQSGETADTIAAAAHARDQRAPVLAVCNVVGSTLAREADAVLYTHAGPEIGVAATKTFVTQIVGCLLVGLFLAQQRNAKYPSECEDILRRLQALPDQVQQALESDAQLAELAERYKDTGYTMFIGRHAGLPIAYEGALKLKEISYLHAEAFPAGEMKHGPIALIEEGSLVVAVATQGHVLSKIVSNIQEVKARGAHVIAIGTEGSLAELKEHADHIVAIPEASHELAVPILAVVPLQLFAYHVATLRGADVDQPRNLAKTVTVE, translated from the coding sequence ATGTGCGGCATCGTGGGCACCACCGGACGTGAAGATGCGCTCCACGTCCTCATGGAGGGACTGGCGCGTCTGGAGTACCGCGGCTACGACTCGGCTGGCGTCGTGCTCCACCACGACCGTGACCTGCGTGTGGTCAAGCGCGCGGGCAAGCTCGAGAACCTGCGGCGGGCGCTGGACGGGCAGGCCATCGTCTCCACCGTCGGACTCGGCCACACCCGGTGGGCCACGCACGGCGAGCCCAACGACCGCAACGCCCACCCCCACCTCGACGCGTCCGGGCGCGTGGCGGTGATCCACAACGGCATCATCGAGAACTACCAGACGCTGCGCGCCACCTTCGGCCCCGATCATCGCTTCGAGTCCGACACCGACACCGAGGTCGTGGCGCACCTCGTGGCACGGAGCTACGACCAACTCGCGGAGGCCGGGGAACCCGACCTGCTCGAGACCGTCCGTCGCGTGGTGAACCAGCTCGAGGGAGCGTTCGCGCTCTGCGTGACGCACGCCGACCAACCCGGCGTGCTCGTCGTCGCCAAGCGCGAGGCTCCGCTGCTCGTCGCCCACGCCGACGGTGTCGGCTACTGCGCGTCGGACGCCGCAGCGCTCATCGCCCACACGCGCGACGTCGCCGCGCTGCTCGACGACCAGATCGCACGGATCACCCCCGAGGCCGTCGAGGTGATCGACCTGGAGGGGGAGCCGGCGAAGCCGCACGAGTACGAGGTCACCTGGGACCTGTCCGCCGCCGAGAAGCAGGGCTACGCCCACTTCATGCTCAAGGAGATACACGAGCAGCCCGAGGCGGTGCGAGAGACGCTGCGGGAGCGACTCACAGGCGGGTCGTTGCACCTCGACGAGCTGCGCATCGACGCCCACGAGATGGCCGCGGTCGACAAAGTGTTCATCGTCGCGTGCGGGACATCGCTGCACGCCGGCATGGTCGGCAAGCTCGCCATCGAGCACTGGGCCGGGATCCCGGTCGAGGTCGAGGTCGCGAGCGAGTTCCGCTACCGCGACCCCATCCTGAACCCGCACACGCTCGTCATCGCGATCAGCCAGTCGGGAGAGACCGCCGACACGATCGCCGCTGCGGCGCACGCTCGCGATCAGCGCGCCCCGGTCCTCGCGGTCTGCAACGTCGTCGGCTCGACCCTGGCCCGTGAGGCCGACGCCGTGCTCTACACCCACGCCGGCCCCGAGATCGGCGTCGCCGCGACCAAGACGTTCGTCACCCAGATCGTGGGCTGTCTCCTCGTGGGGCTGTTCCTGGCCCAGCAGCGCAACGCCAAGTACCCCTCCGAGTGCGAGGACATCCTGCGCCGGCTCCAGGCCCTGCCCGACCAGGTCCAGCAGGCGCTCGAGAGCGATGCTCAGCTGGCGGAGCTGGCGGAGCGGTACAAGGACACCGGGTACACGATGTTCATCGGCCGGCACGCGGGCCTGCCCATCGCCTACGAGGGCGCGCTGAAGCTCAAGGAGATCAGCTACCTGCACGCCGAGGCGTTCCCGGCCGGCGAGATGAAGCACGGCCCCATCGCCCTGATCGAGGAGGGCAGCCTCGTCGTCGCCGTCGCAACGCAGGGACACGTGCTGTCCAAGATCGTGAGCAACATCCAGGAGGTCAAGGCCCGCGGGGCGCACGTGATCGCCATCGGCACCGAGGGCTCGCTGGCCGAGCTCAAGGAGCACGCCGACCACATCGTCGCGATCCCCGAGGCGAGTCACGAGCTGGCGGTGCCGATCCTGGCGGTCGTGCCGCTGCAGCTGTTCGCCTACCACGTCGCGACGCTGCGGGGCGCGGACGTCGATCAGCCCCGCAACCTCGCCAAGACGGTGACGGTGGAGTGA
- a CDS encoding NAD(P)H-hydrate dehydratase gives MTAVRATPAPSVPLLDAAAARQGDEAAVAGGATWQGLMEQAAGHLARGVVALAGRAYGLRVAILVGKGNNGGDGWAAARRLARLGGCSWVIAPHGTDVDTTSEAGENRDRFLHRGGRVGDLSELDAALAWCDVAVDALLGTGISGSPRDPIAPATAALLAAHDRGVPIVACDIPSGVSSDDGSAPEGAVRADLTVTFGGVKRGLVLHPGAAHAGRVVVGDLGPGYAPPDVSWAALTAAGAAPPVLAPAADKRTRGRVLVVAGSTHMPGATVLTAQGAAAGGAGLVTVAATAAARAAVTAQVPEAMTLPLPDDGGWIATDAAGAVREAAHDSDVVVAGPGLGHGEGAAAVVSAIRRGARRAVLDADALNVHRDDPAALGQHDGDLVLTPHERELARIGGGTDGADAWANRTQRVPELAARYGATIVAKGPGTLVAAPDGRVWVTPTGGPALGAGGTGDVLAGVIAAAIATADDVPLAVARACWWHGLAGELAGARAAQRPSSSAILASVPAALARTAELACNDPGWPLEGRRR, from the coding sequence GTGACGGCGGTCCGCGCGACGCCTGCACCGTCCGTTCCTCTGCTCGACGCCGCCGCGGCGCGCCAGGGTGACGAGGCTGCGGTCGCCGGCGGGGCGACGTGGCAAGGCCTCATGGAGCAGGCCGCAGGGCACCTCGCCCGGGGCGTCGTCGCGCTCGCGGGGAGGGCCTACGGCCTCCGCGTCGCCATCCTCGTCGGCAAGGGCAACAACGGCGGTGACGGCTGGGCGGCTGCCCGACGGCTTGCCAGGCTGGGTGGCTGCTCCTGGGTGATCGCCCCGCACGGCACGGACGTCGACACGACCAGCGAGGCGGGCGAGAACCGCGATCGGTTCCTGCACCGTGGCGGTCGGGTCGGCGATCTTTCGGAGCTCGACGCGGCACTCGCTTGGTGCGACGTCGCGGTCGACGCGCTGCTGGGCACCGGGATCTCCGGCTCGCCCCGCGATCCCATCGCTCCTGCCACCGCTGCGCTCCTCGCCGCGCACGACCGCGGTGTGCCGATCGTGGCCTGCGACATCCCGAGCGGGGTCTCGTCCGACGACGGGTCCGCTCCCGAGGGCGCGGTCCGGGCCGACCTCACCGTCACGTTCGGTGGCGTGAAGCGCGGCCTTGTGCTGCACCCGGGTGCCGCCCACGCGGGGCGCGTCGTGGTGGGCGACCTCGGCCCCGGCTACGCCCCGCCCGACGTGTCGTGGGCAGCCCTCACCGCGGCGGGCGCCGCCCCGCCGGTGCTCGCCCCGGCCGCGGACAAGCGCACGCGTGGCCGCGTGCTCGTGGTCGCCGGATCGACGCACATGCCGGGCGCGACCGTGCTGACCGCGCAGGGTGCGGCGGCTGGCGGGGCGGGTCTGGTGACCGTCGCCGCGACGGCGGCAGCCCGTGCGGCCGTCACCGCGCAGGTCCCCGAAGCGATGACGCTGCCGCTGCCGGACGACGGGGGCTGGATCGCGACGGATGCCGCTGGGGCCGTCAGGGAAGCGGCACACGACAGCGACGTGGTCGTCGCGGGACCTGGGCTGGGCCACGGTGAAGGAGCGGCTGCGGTCGTCTCGGCGATCCGGCGAGGAGCGCGGCGCGCCGTCCTCGACGCGGACGCCTTGAACGTGCACCGGGACGACCCCGCCGCGTTGGGCCAGCACGACGGCGACCTCGTACTCACCCCGCACGAGCGCGAGCTGGCGCGTATCGGAGGCGGCACGGATGGCGCCGACGCGTGGGCGAACCGCACCCAGCGGGTACCCGAGCTCGCGGCGCGGTACGGCGCGACCATCGTGGCGAAGGGCCCCGGCACCCTGGTCGCCGCCCCCGACGGGCGGGTCTGGGTGACGCCGACCGGCGGCCCGGCACTCGGTGCGGGCGGCACCGGCGACGTGTTGGCCGGCGTGATCGCCGCCGCCATCGCCACCGCCGACGACGTCCCGCTCGCAGTGGCCCGTGCCTGCTGGTGGCACGGCCTGGCCGGTGAGCTCGCCGGCGCTCGTGCGGCCCAACGCCCGAGCAGCTCGGCGATCCTGGCCTCGGTGCCTGCCGCGCTCGCCCGAACCGCCGAGCTGGCATGCAACGATCCCGGGTGGCCGCTGGAAGGTCGTCGCCGGTGA
- the alr gene encoding alanine racemase — MQRSRVAAGRSSPVTSDQHRPTRAVVDLAAIRHNVTVLRDIAAPAEVCAVVKADGYGHGAAVVATAAVDAGATWLAVALVEEGQALRAAGIDAPILVLAEPPASSFGAAIAADLAITIYTPERVEQLDHAARDAGTRARAHLKVDTGMHRVGVPRGDWDAILAARPGWSHVEVEAVWTHLACADEPGNPVTDEQLDRFDEFLTRAAATGLRPAITHAANSAGALIHPRARRDLVRAGIAAYGLSPSDAVAAADHELRPALELITEVSFVKRIPAGSAVSYGHTWAAPDEGWLATLPIGYADGVPRLLSNRAAVILRGRRRPIVGTVCMDQLLVWCGDDRPDEGDEVVLLGRRGDEAVTAEEWAGLVGTITYEIVCGLGARVPREYRDSDG; from the coding sequence ATGCAACGATCCCGGGTGGCCGCTGGAAGGTCGTCGCCGGTGACCTCGGATCAGCACCGTCCGACCCGCGCCGTGGTCGACCTCGCGGCGATCCGGCACAACGTCACGGTGCTGCGTGACATCGCTGCTCCTGCCGAGGTCTGCGCGGTGGTCAAGGCCGACGGGTACGGGCACGGCGCTGCCGTCGTGGCCACCGCCGCGGTCGACGCCGGGGCCACGTGGCTGGCGGTCGCGCTGGTGGAGGAGGGCCAGGCGCTGCGCGCTGCGGGCATCGATGCGCCCATCCTCGTCCTCGCCGAGCCGCCGGCGTCGAGCTTCGGCGCGGCGATCGCTGCCGACCTGGCCATCACCATCTACACACCAGAGCGCGTCGAGCAGCTCGACCACGCGGCGCGAGACGCTGGAACCCGCGCCCGCGCCCACCTCAAGGTCGACACCGGGATGCACCGGGTCGGCGTCCCACGCGGCGACTGGGACGCGATCCTCGCCGCTCGGCCCGGATGGTCCCACGTGGAGGTCGAGGCCGTCTGGACGCACCTGGCCTGTGCCGACGAGCCCGGCAACCCCGTCACCGACGAGCAGCTCGATCGCTTCGACGAGTTCCTGACCCGAGCCGCCGCGACGGGCCTGCGCCCCGCCATCACCCACGCCGCCAACTCCGCCGGGGCGCTCATCCACCCCCGCGCGCGACGCGACCTCGTCCGCGCCGGCATCGCCGCGTACGGGCTGTCCCCGAGCGACGCGGTCGCGGCGGCCGACCACGAGCTGCGACCCGCCCTCGAGCTGATCACCGAGGTGAGCTTCGTCAAGCGCATCCCGGCAGGCAGCGCGGTGTCCTACGGCCACACCTGGGCCGCCCCGGACGAGGGTTGGCTGGCGACGCTACCCATCGGCTACGCCGACGGCGTGCCGCGGCTGCTGTCGAACCGCGCCGCCGTGATCCTCCGCGGGCGTCGCCGCCCCATCGTGGGCACCGTGTGCATGGATCAACTGCTCGTCTGGTGCGGTGACGACCGACCTGACGAGGGCGACGAGGTCGTGCTGCTCGGCCGCCGCGGGGACGAGGCGGTCACGGCGGAGGAGTGGGCCGGCCTCGTGGGAACCATCACCTACGAGATCGTCTGCGGCCTCGGGGCGAGGGTGCCGCGCGAGTACCGGGACAGCGATGGCTGA
- a CDS encoding alpha/beta hydrolase has translation MADPRPLAIPVLTAALGALVGYGAERRWLRPRLAATRGAGLDTVPEGERSTVHGPDGVELSVEAFGPDTTAPTIVFAHGWTMTRRAWIEQVRGLRERYRLVTYDQPGHGRSSGPEGDYSFDLLGDALAAVAAGTDDHDLVLVGHSLGGMTVLNALRRHPELARRVRSVILSSTASSAAVEAGLGFGLLQLARFERLIAGFATRYGQRTITLSRRVYRASSDLSYLLVRSIGLCAAAAPHHVDLTEQLLLDSNPEAFLGFAARVLGMDEDEALACLQVPTWVVVGDRDRVTPGGYARRMAAACPHAELVELPGVGHMVPLEAADAFNALVERAAREAA, from the coding sequence ATGGCTGACCCACGCCCGCTGGCGATCCCGGTGCTGACCGCAGCCCTCGGCGCGCTCGTCGGCTACGGGGCGGAACGGCGGTGGCTGCGGCCACGGCTCGCGGCGACACGGGGAGCCGGGCTCGACACCGTCCCCGAGGGCGAACGCTCCACCGTGCACGGACCCGACGGCGTCGAACTCTCGGTCGAGGCCTTCGGGCCCGACACCACCGCGCCGACCATCGTGTTCGCCCACGGGTGGACGATGACGCGCCGAGCGTGGATCGAACAGGTCCGGGGACTGCGCGAGCGCTACCGGCTCGTCACCTACGACCAACCCGGCCACGGCCGCAGCAGCGGGCCCGAAGGCGACTACAGCTTCGATCTCCTCGGCGACGCGCTCGCCGCGGTGGCGGCTGGCACGGACGACCACGACCTCGTGCTCGTCGGTCACTCCCTCGGCGGCATGACCGTGCTGAACGCCCTGCGACGGCACCCCGAGCTCGCCCGCCGCGTGCGCTCGGTGATCCTGTCCTCGACCGCCTCCAGCGCCGCCGTGGAGGCTGGCCTGGGCTTCGGGTTGCTCCAGCTGGCGCGGTTCGAGCGGCTCATCGCTGGCTTCGCGACGCGCTATGGGCAGCGCACGATCACGCTCTCGCGGCGGGTCTACCGTGCGAGCAGCGACCTGTCGTACCTGTTGGTGCGGTCCATCGGTCTCTGTGCCGCGGCGGCACCTCACCACGTCGACCTGACCGAACAGCTGCTCCTCGACAGCAACCCCGAGGCGTTCCTCGGCTTCGCAGCCCGGGTGCTCGGCATGGACGAGGACGAGGCGCTGGCGTGCCTGCAGGTCCCGACCTGGGTCGTTGTCGGCGACCGCGACCGGGTCACCCCAGGCGGGTACGCACGACGCATGGCGGCCGCCTGTCCCCACGCCGAACTCGTGGAGCTGCCCGGGGTGGGCCACATGGTGCCGCTCGAGGCTGCCGACGCGTTCAACGCGCTGGTGGAACGCGCGGCGAGAGAGGCGGCCTGA
- a CDS encoding P1 family peptidase: MALGLDDLRVGVWTSPHAPTGTTVLLPPEGSLGAMAVRGASPGTREAMALGPNGKLTTIHAAVLSGGSAFGLATADGVVSWLAARGIGYDIGVARVPIVGAAIILDQGIAFPEHRPDAAAGVAACDAASADDPPEGAVGAGTGATVAKTGGLEHCWRGGQGWAVRASGEVVVGALVINNAVGEVIAEDGQVLAASRAPADVVRFPEALPFEVARENGPTASTVIGAIVTNARLDKLGAYRVADLGHSGIVRAVRPAHTQYDGDALFCLATQRVETHVDLVAALAADAVAEAARHGPLAAHGAADIPGLADAR; the protein is encoded by the coding sequence ATGGCGCTGGGACTGGACGATCTGCGTGTGGGGGTGTGGACCTCACCCCACGCCCCGACCGGCACCACGGTCTTGCTCCCTCCAGAGGGCAGCCTCGGGGCGATGGCCGTGCGGGGCGCCTCGCCGGGGACGCGGGAGGCGATGGCGCTCGGGCCCAACGGCAAGCTCACCACCATCCACGCCGCCGTCCTCAGCGGCGGGTCGGCGTTCGGGCTCGCGACCGCGGACGGGGTCGTGTCGTGGCTGGCCGCTCGCGGCATCGGCTACGACATCGGCGTCGCGAGGGTTCCGATCGTCGGCGCCGCGATCATCCTCGATCAGGGGATCGCCTTCCCCGAGCACCGGCCCGATGCCGCTGCAGGGGTTGCTGCCTGTGACGCCGCGAGTGCCGACGACCCTCCTGAGGGCGCGGTCGGGGCGGGGACCGGCGCGACCGTCGCCAAGACCGGCGGCCTCGAGCACTGCTGGCGCGGAGGACAGGGGTGGGCGGTGCGCGCATCAGGCGAGGTCGTCGTCGGGGCGCTCGTGATCAACAACGCGGTCGGCGAGGTCATCGCCGAGGACGGCCAGGTCCTCGCTGCCAGCCGCGCTCCGGCGGACGTGGTCCGTTTCCCGGAGGCGCTGCCGTTCGAGGTGGCGCGCGAGAACGGCCCCACCGCCAGCACCGTGATCGGTGCCATCGTGACCAACGCCCGGCTCGACAAGCTCGGGGCGTACCGCGTCGCCGACCTCGGCCACTCCGGGATCGTGCGCGCCGTCCGCCCCGCCCACACCCAGTACGACGGGGACGCGCTGTTCTGCCTCGCCACCCAGCGTGTCGAGACCCACGTCGACCTCGTCGCCGCGCTCGCGGCGGACGCGGTGGCCGAGGCCGCCCGGCATGGCCCCCTCGCCGCACACGGTGCAGCGGACATCCCGGGCCTCGCCGACGCGCGGTGA
- a CDS encoding uracil-DNA glycosylase — MSDSSRRLSAAGTGAPWLEPRRTWRELERDAASCTGCALHGDRTKVVFGAGDPEADLLIIGEAPGRPDDLQGKPYLGALGNLLDSLLSEVGYARDQVYVTTAVKCHPSGNRSANPEQLRACVPYLLEQIGHLRPCVILTLGEPVTRLLLRRDIPLSQVAGYRLDVFETTLIPTFSLNDALRGSQPALNGLRRDFHAARAVIDGELPGGAETAALAREQLAGRDS; from the coding sequence GTGTCCGACTCCTCCCGCCGCCTCTCCGCTGCCGGTACCGGCGCCCCGTGGCTCGAGCCGCGACGGACGTGGCGTGAGCTCGAACGCGACGCAGCGTCCTGCACCGGGTGTGCCCTCCACGGCGATCGCACCAAGGTCGTGTTCGGCGCGGGTGATCCCGAGGCGGACCTGCTGATCATCGGCGAGGCGCCGGGCCGCCCCGACGACCTGCAGGGCAAGCCCTACCTCGGCGCGCTGGGCAACCTGCTCGACAGCCTGTTGAGCGAGGTCGGCTACGCGCGGGATCAGGTCTACGTGACCACGGCGGTCAAGTGCCATCCGAGTGGCAACCGATCGGCGAACCCCGAGCAGCTGCGTGCGTGCGTCCCGTACCTGCTCGAGCAGATCGGCCACCTCCGGCCGTGCGTGATCCTGACGCTCGGTGAGCCCGTGACGCGGCTGCTGTTGCGCCGCGACATCCCTCTGTCGCAGGTCGCCGGCTACCGCCTCGACGTGTTCGAGACCACCCTCATCCCCACGTTCTCGCTGAACGACGCCCTGCGCGGCAGCCAGCCCGCCCTGAACGGTCTGCGGCGCGACTTCCACGCCGCGCGTGCCGTGATCGACGGCGAGCTGCCGGGCGGGGCGGAGACGGCGGCCCTGGCCCGCGAGCAGCTGGCGGGGCGCGACAGCTGA
- the tsaE gene encoding tRNA (adenosine(37)-N6)-threonylcarbamoyltransferase complex ATPase subunit type 1 TsaE, translating into MCRLSCVTSGPDDTRSLGEAVAAQLRPGDVVSLSGELGAGKTCFVQGAARGLGVTGRVTSPTFTLVRPYEGDVGVVHVDVYRLNQLHEFEDLSDDVLDPERVTFVEWGDAVARLLPPDRLEVELQWLDDDAERAVAFRCHGSWSTRQASLADSLAPWLQAEG; encoded by the coding sequence ATGTGCCGCCTGTCGTGTGTGACCTCGGGTCCCGACGACACGCGCTCACTCGGTGAGGCGGTCGCGGCTCAGCTCCGACCCGGCGATGTGGTCTCGTTGAGCGGTGAGCTCGGGGCGGGCAAGACGTGCTTCGTCCAGGGCGCCGCGCGCGGTCTGGGCGTCACCGGGCGTGTGACGTCGCCGACTTTCACGTTGGTGCGGCCCTACGAGGGGGACGTCGGCGTCGTGCACGTCGACGTCTACCGGCTCAACCAACTGCACGAGTTCGAGGATCTGAGCGACGACGTCCTCGATCCCGAACGGGTCACCTTCGTCGAGTGGGGCGATGCGGTCGCGCGGCTGCTCCCACCCGACCGTCTGGAGGTCGAGCTCCAGTGGCTCGACGACGATGCTGAGCGTGCCGTGGCCTTCCGCTGCCACGGATCGTGGAGTACGCGACAGGCGAGCCTCGCCGACTCCCTCGCGCCATGGTTGCAGGCGGAGGGCTAG
- the tsaB gene encoding tRNA (adenosine(37)-N6)-threonylcarbamoyltransferase complex dimerization subunit type 1 TsaB — MLILGIETSTPRSSVALTSRDRVVASAALGVSRRHGEFIAPAIRFCLEQSGSTIADLTGVAVGLGPGLYTGLRVGIVMAQTIARVRGLPAVGLSGLDVLAFRHRHTRRLLCVALDARRGEAFWAFYRCSPGGVQRASDLRVGSPRKLTGEIEAAGEEVLVVGDAGELYRDELLGVDAELAGTETSRPEAADLTILARPRFEREETSRPEELRPIYLRQVDAKVGWDTRGRFQGGVVA, encoded by the coding sequence GTGCTCATCCTCGGGATCGAGACGTCGACGCCGCGGTCCTCGGTGGCGCTCACCTCGCGTGACCGGGTCGTGGCGTCCGCCGCGCTCGGCGTCAGCCGGCGACACGGCGAGTTCATCGCCCCGGCGATCCGCTTCTGCCTCGAGCAGTCCGGTTCCACGATTGCGGACCTCACCGGCGTGGCGGTCGGCCTCGGCCCCGGCCTCTACACGGGTCTGCGTGTCGGCATCGTCATGGCCCAGACGATCGCGCGGGTCCGCGGCCTGCCCGCCGTCGGGCTGTCCGGTCTCGATGTGCTCGCGTTCCGCCACCGCCACACCCGCCGGCTGCTGTGCGTCGCGCTCGACGCGCGGCGCGGCGAGGCGTTCTGGGCCTTCTACCGCTGCTCACCCGGCGGCGTGCAGCGCGCGAGCGACCTGCGCGTCGGGTCGCCACGCAAGCTCACCGGCGAGATCGAGGCGGCGGGCGAGGAGGTGCTCGTCGTCGGCGACGCGGGCGAGCTCTACCGCGACGAGCTGCTCGGGGTCGATGCCGAGCTCGCGGGCACCGAGACCTCACGCCCCGAGGCCGCCGATCTGACGATCCTCGCTCGTCCCAGGTTCGAGCGCGAGGAGACCTCGCGCCCCGAGGAGCTGCGCCCGATCTACCTGCGACAGGTCGACGCCAAGGTCGGGTGGGATACCCGCGGCAGGTTCCAGGGTGGGGTCGTCGCGTGA
- the rimI gene encoding ribosomal protein S18-alanine N-acetyltransferase gives MTTRLATLGARHLDDVVALEAFARDRPWSVRTFAEELVRDDRCYVGAWEGDRLVGFGGLHIGPDEADVLTLVVAPEQRRRGIGRLLVERLADEAVTRGATSLILEVAATNHAAEALYRSVGFTDVGRRPGYYPDGGDAVMLCHCLAARAPVLQRRVARAAGNVTRM, from the coding sequence GTGACCACACGTCTCGCGACGCTCGGGGCACGCCACCTCGACGACGTCGTGGCGCTCGAGGCGTTCGCCCGCGATCGCCCTTGGTCCGTGCGGACCTTCGCGGAGGAGCTCGTCCGCGACGACCGCTGCTACGTAGGTGCGTGGGAGGGTGACCGGCTGGTGGGGTTCGGGGGGCTGCATATCGGTCCCGACGAGGCGGACGTGCTCACCCTCGTCGTCGCCCCCGAACAGCGACGCCGCGGCATCGGTCGGCTGCTCGTCGAGCGTCTCGCCGACGAGGCGGTCACGCGGGGTGCGACCTCGCTGATCCTCGAGGTCGCCGCGACCAACCACGCCGCCGAGGCGTTGTACCGGTCGGTCGGGTTCACCGACGTCGGCCGCCGCCCTGGGTACTACCCGGACGGCGGTGACGCGGTCATGTTGTGCCACTGCCTCGCTGCTCGAGCACCGGTCCTGCAGCGGAGGGTGGCCCGCGCCGCAGGTAACGTGACCCGGATGTAG
- the tsaD gene encoding tRNA (adenosine(37)-N6)-threonylcarbamoyltransferase complex transferase subunit TsaD, giving the protein MLVLGIETSCDETAIGLVEDRFQMRSNVIASQIDLHAPYGGVVPEVAARAHLELLLPTLDRALVEAGARFDDVDAIAVTSGPGLAGALLVGVSAAKGLALAADLPLVGVNHLEAHVVAAQLEYGELAWPVLALVVSGGHTSLVVVDASGFRQLGATIDDAAGEAFDKIARFLGLGYPGGPEIDRLATRGDPDAIPFPRPLRGDGTYDFSLSGLKTAVIRYLRDLESRGEEPDLADVAASFQESIVDVQVEKTIAAAGAEGIEQVVIAGGVAANTRLRERMATICEEHDLRLLAPSIPLCTDNGAMVAALGANLLVAGDRSPLELGVDPNLRLGS; this is encoded by the coding sequence GTGCTGGTCCTGGGTATCGAGACGTCCTGCGACGAGACCGCCATCGGTCTGGTCGAGGACCGCTTCCAGATGCGCTCGAACGTCATCGCGTCGCAGATCGACCTGCACGCCCCGTACGGGGGCGTGGTCCCCGAGGTCGCGGCCCGGGCCCATCTCGAGCTGCTGCTGCCCACGCTCGACCGCGCGCTCGTCGAGGCGGGGGCGCGATTCGACGACGTCGACGCCATCGCGGTCACGTCGGGACCGGGACTCGCCGGAGCTCTCCTTGTCGGGGTATCCGCGGCCAAGGGCCTCGCCCTCGCGGCCGATCTGCCGCTCGTCGGCGTCAACCACCTCGAGGCCCACGTCGTTGCGGCCCAGCTCGAGTACGGCGAGCTGGCCTGGCCGGTGCTGGCGCTCGTGGTCAGCGGCGGCCACACCAGCCTCGTCGTCGTCGACGCGAGCGGGTTCCGGCAACTGGGCGCGACGATCGACGACGCCGCGGGGGAGGCGTTCGACAAGATCGCCCGGTTCCTCGGCCTGGGCTACCCGGGCGGTCCTGAGATCGACCGGCTGGCGACGCGTGGCGATCCCGACGCCATCCCCTTCCCGCGTCCCCTCCGCGGCGACGGCACCTACGACTTCTCTCTGTCGGGCCTCAAGACCGCCGTGATCCGCTACCTGCGAGACCTGGAGTCGCGGGGCGAGGAGCCCGACCTCGCCGACGTCGCCGCGTCGTTCCAGGAGTCGATCGTGGACGTGCAGGTCGAGAAGACCATCGCCGCCGCGGGTGCGGAGGGGATCGAGCAGGTGGTCATCGCCGGCGGAGTCGCGGCCAATACGCGTCTGCGGGAACGCATGGCGACGATCTGCGAGGAGCACGACCTGCGCCTGCTCGCACCCAGCATCCCGCTGTGCACCGACAACGGCGCGATGGTCGCCGCGCTCGGGGCGAACCTGCTGGTGGCCGGTGACCGCTCGCCTCTCGAGCTCGGTGTCGACCCCAACCTCCGTCTCGGCTCGTGA